From Pseudoalteromonas sp. R3, one genomic window encodes:
- a CDS encoding contractile injection system protein, VgrG/Pvc8 family, protein MTPDYQLTVDGKDIKISAQLISLTLTDNRGFEADTIEIQLDDSSGLLDIPRKGAKMQVKLGYRHNEQSELVDKGSYTIDEVEHSGAPDTLTIRGKSADMRGSLLKSHEQSYHQVTLGSIIETIAQRNNLTAKVSPDLNAEMIDHIDQANESDAQFLTRLAEQYDAIATVKNDNLLFIAAGQAVSATGQPLPPVKITRQSGDQHRFSIADRQAYAGVIAYWQNEKAARRESVTVQKSESASELTGGMVLKPCATSMHLKPPPPVQPAPCGSVYNVVLPALA, encoded by the coding sequence ATGACACCCGACTACCAGTTAACCGTGGATGGCAAAGACATCAAAATAAGCGCACAGCTGATCAGCCTGACACTCACCGATAATCGGGGCTTTGAGGCCGATACCATTGAAATACAGCTCGATGACAGTTCCGGCCTGTTAGATATACCCCGTAAGGGTGCCAAAATGCAGGTTAAGCTTGGCTATCGGCACAATGAACAAAGTGAGCTGGTAGACAAAGGCTCATACACCATTGACGAAGTGGAACACAGCGGCGCCCCGGACACCCTCACCATTCGGGGCAAGTCTGCCGACATGCGCGGCTCACTGTTAAAGTCTCACGAGCAAAGCTATCACCAGGTCACACTTGGCAGCATTATCGAAACCATCGCCCAGCGTAACAACCTGACCGCTAAAGTTAGCCCTGATTTAAATGCAGAAATGATTGATCACATTGATCAGGCAAACGAGTCTGACGCCCAGTTCTTAACACGCCTTGCCGAACAGTACGACGCTATCGCCACCGTTAAAAACGATAACCTGTTGTTTATTGCCGCGGGCCAGGCGGTCAGTGCCACTGGCCAGCCCCTGCCTCCGGTTAAAATTACCAGGCAATCGGGTGATCAGCATCGCTTTAGCATAGCCGACCGCCAGGCGTATGCCGGTGTTATCGCCTACTGGCAAAACGAGAAAGCCGCCAGGCGCGAAAGCGTCACCGTGCAAAAATCAGAAAGTGCGTCCGAGCTGACTGGGGGGATGGTATTAAAACCCTGCGCCACATCTATGCATCTAAAGCCACCGCCACCCGTGCAGCCCGCGCCATGTGGGAGCGTATACAACGTGGTATTGCCAGCTTTAGCCTGA
- a CDS encoding phage tail protein, translating to MMMTLGYFVFARKTLAPQQTQHTMVWRHPTNNRVGTRPATQFLGAGDETKVLSGVLMPEFTGGEPSLNEVASMAETGKGYPLIDGNGNMHGFFVIEKITAGHSELLGDGSARKIEFSIELKRIDEKNTQQIAHKLSM from the coding sequence ATGATGATGACACTGGGCTATTTCGTTTTCGCGCGCAAAACCCTGGCCCCACAGCAAACCCAACATACAATGGTTTGGCGCCACCCAACCAATAACCGGGTTGGAACCCGGCCCGCTACTCAGTTCCTGGGCGCCGGTGATGAAACCAAAGTGCTGTCGGGCGTGCTCATGCCCGAGTTTACCGGCGGCGAACCCAGCTTAAACGAAGTGGCTAGCATGGCTGAAACAGGCAAAGGCTACCCACTGATTGACGGCAACGGCAACATGCACGGCTTTTTTGTCATTGAGAAAATAACCGCTGGCCATAGCGAATTACTGGGCGATGGCTCAGCGCGCAAAATCGAGTTTAGCATTGAGCTCAAGCGCATTGACGAAAAAAACACCCAGCAAATTGCTCACAAACTCTCGATGTAG